From the Acidilutibacter cellobiosedens genome, one window contains:
- a CDS encoding GTP pyrophosphokinase: protein MLDKAILVASTAHQGQIDKAGEPYILHPLRVMFTRRTETERICAVLHDVIEDTNITLDYLKNEGFSEDILSALDALTRRENETYDEFIDRILRNKIACYVKLADLSDNMDLTRIANPTKKDYKRIEKYRKAADRILETLG, encoded by the coding sequence ATGCTCGATAAAGCAATTTTAGTAGCTTCAACAGCACATCAAGGTCAGATAGATAAGGCAGGTGAACCATATATTTTGCATCCTCTTAGAGTAATGTTTACAAGAAGAACTGAAACAGAAAGAATCTGTGCAGTACTTCATGATGTAATTGAAGATACTAATATTACATTAGATTACTTAAAAAATGAAGGCTTTTCTGAAGATATATTATCTGCTTTGGATGCACTAACAAGGAGAGAGAATGAAACTTATGATGAATTTATTGATAGGATTTTGAGAAATAAGATAGCTTGTTATGTTAAGTTAGCTGATTTGTCCGATAATATGGATTTAACTAGAATTGCAAATCCTACTAAAAAGGATTATAAAAGAATAGAAAAATATCGTAAAGCGGCAGATAGGATACTTGAAACACTTGGATAA